In Nonomuraea sp. NBC_00507, the following are encoded in one genomic region:
- the eno gene encoding phosphopyruvate hydratase — protein MATIEVVYAREILDSRGNPTVEVEVVLDDGSSGRAAVPSGASTGQFEAVELRDGGKRYGGKGVEKAVLAVTDQIFEEINGIEAEDQRIIDQIMIDLDRTPNKANLGANAILGVSLAVAKAAADSAELPLFRYVGGPNAHVLPVPMMNILNGGAHADTNVDIQEFMIAPIGAETFREAVRMGTEVYHALKSVLKEKGYATGLGDEGGFAPNLPSNRDALDLILVAIERAGYVPGEDIALALDVAASEFHNDGVYTIDGKGLSAAELIAFYEDLVANYPLVSIEDPLNEEDWEGWKAITVALGDKVQLVGDDLFVTNPERLERGIKEGAANALLVKVNQIGTLSETLDAVDLAHRSGYKCMMSHRSGETEDTTIADLAVAVNCGQIKTGAPARSDRVAKYNQLLRIEELLDDAARYAGRAAFPRFRR, from the coding sequence GTGGCTACCATCGAGGTCGTTTACGCTCGCGAGATCCTCGACTCCCGCGGCAACCCGACCGTCGAGGTCGAAGTGGTCCTCGACGACGGCAGCAGCGGCCGCGCGGCCGTGCCCAGCGGGGCGTCCACCGGCCAGTTCGAGGCGGTCGAGCTGCGTGACGGCGGCAAACGTTACGGCGGCAAGGGCGTCGAGAAGGCCGTGCTCGCCGTGACCGACCAGATCTTCGAGGAGATCAACGGCATCGAGGCCGAGGACCAGCGCATCATCGACCAGATCATGATCGATCTGGACCGCACGCCCAACAAGGCCAACCTCGGCGCCAACGCCATCCTGGGCGTCTCGCTGGCGGTCGCGAAGGCCGCCGCGGACAGCGCCGAGCTGCCGCTCTTCCGCTACGTGGGCGGGCCCAACGCGCATGTGCTGCCGGTCCCGATGATGAACATCCTCAACGGCGGCGCCCACGCCGACACCAACGTCGACATCCAGGAGTTCATGATCGCGCCGATCGGGGCGGAGACGTTCCGCGAGGCCGTGCGCATGGGCACCGAGGTCTACCACGCGCTCAAGAGCGTGCTCAAGGAGAAGGGCTACGCCACGGGCCTGGGCGACGAGGGTGGCTTCGCGCCCAACCTGCCGTCCAACCGGGACGCGCTCGACCTGATCCTGGTCGCGATCGAGCGCGCCGGCTACGTGCCGGGCGAGGACATCGCGCTCGCGCTCGACGTGGCCGCCTCCGAGTTCCACAATGACGGCGTCTACACGATCGACGGCAAGGGTCTGTCGGCGGCCGAGCTCATCGCCTTCTACGAGGACCTGGTCGCCAACTACCCGCTGGTCTCCATCGAGGACCCGCTCAACGAGGAGGACTGGGAGGGCTGGAAGGCCATCACGGTCGCCCTCGGCGACAAGGTGCAACTGGTCGGCGACGACCTGTTCGTCACCAACCCCGAGCGGCTGGAGCGCGGCATCAAGGAGGGCGCGGCCAACGCCCTGCTGGTCAAGGTCAACCAGATCGGCACGTTGTCGGAGACGCTCGACGCCGTGGACCTGGCCCACCGCAGCGGCTACAAGTGCATGATGAGCCACCGCTCCGGCGAGACCGAGGACACGACGATCGCCGACCTCGCGGTGGCGGTCAACTGCGGCCAGATCAAGACCGGCGCGCCGGCCCGCTCGGACCGGGTGGCGAAGTACAACCAGTTGCTGCGCATCGAGGAGCTCCTCGACGACGCCGCCCGTTACGCGGGTCGCGCCGCTTTCCCGCGTTTCCGGCGCTAG
- a CDS encoding Ppx/GppA phosphatase family protein, translating to MRVAAVDCGTNSVRLLIADVGDELIDDVDRRMEIVRLGQGVDRTGRLAPDALERTFKAMRTYRELIEREGAVATRVVATSATRDAANRQEFVDGVREIFGVEPEVVSGAEEAELSFVGATKGLLRLSPETEVPQGPLPPYLVVDIGGGSTEFVLGTEHAEAALSVDIGCVRLTERHLKDAGDPPSAPALEAVVADIEAALDQVEAEVPVERAHTLVGLAGSVTTVAGVALDLPAYDPARIHHSRISAGQVHDVTRRLLAMTHGERAAVSVMHPGRVDVIGAGALILDRIVRRFAFSQVVVSEHDILDGIAWSLTR from the coding sequence ATGCGTGTAGCCGCCGTCGACTGCGGCACCAACTCCGTACGCCTGCTCATCGCCGACGTCGGCGACGAGCTGATCGACGACGTCGACCGGCGGATGGAGATCGTCCGCCTCGGCCAGGGCGTCGACCGGACCGGCAGGCTCGCCCCCGACGCCTTGGAGCGCACGTTCAAGGCCATGCGGACCTACCGCGAGCTGATCGAGCGGGAGGGCGCCGTCGCGACCCGGGTCGTGGCCACGAGCGCCACCAGGGACGCGGCCAACCGGCAGGAGTTCGTGGACGGGGTGCGGGAGATCTTCGGCGTGGAGCCGGAGGTCGTGTCGGGCGCCGAGGAAGCCGAGTTGTCCTTCGTCGGCGCGACCAAGGGCCTGCTCAGGCTGTCGCCGGAGACCGAGGTCCCGCAGGGGCCGCTGCCGCCCTACCTGGTGGTGGACATCGGCGGCGGGTCCACGGAGTTCGTGCTCGGCACCGAGCACGCAGAGGCGGCGCTGTCGGTGGACATCGGCTGCGTACGCCTGACCGAGCGGCATCTCAAGGACGCCGGCGACCCGCCGTCCGCGCCCGCGCTGGAGGCCGTGGTGGCCGACATCGAGGCGGCGCTCGACCAGGTCGAGGCGGAGGTGCCGGTCGAGCGGGCGCACACGCTCGTGGGCCTGGCCGGTTCGGTGACGACCGTCGCGGGCGTGGCGCTGGACCTGCCGGCCTACGACCCGGCGCGGATCCACCACTCCCGGATATCGGCCGGGCAGGTTCACGACGTGACGCGGCGGTTGCTTGCGATGACCCATGGTGAGCGCGCCGCCGTTTCGGTCATGCACCCGGGAAGAGTTGACGTGATTGGCGCCGGTGCGCTAATTCTTGACCGGATCGTGCGTCGTTTCGCGTTTTCGCAGGTCGTCGTGAGCGAACACGACATCCTTGACGGTATTGCCTGGTCACTGACGCGATAG
- a CDS encoding uracil-DNA glycosylase yields the protein MSFVPPGTGWPGDPATADTPVALDPADVRRLAATSSTLAELTARQSVCRACPRLVEWREKVAEEKRRAFTTETYWGRPVPGWGDEHPRIVIVGLAPAAHGGNRTGRIFTGDRSGDWLFASLYRSGLAAQETSTHAGDGQKLFGARVLASVRCAPPANKPSPSEKSTCFPWMARELALVAPTVRVVVALGAYAWQAMWPALKDAGYELPRSRPPFGHGVEAEARYAGAPVTLIGCYHPSQQNTFTGRVTAQMLDDVFTRARSLAV from the coding sequence ATGAGCTTCGTACCTCCTGGCACCGGATGGCCCGGCGATCCCGCGACCGCTGACACCCCGGTCGCGCTCGACCCCGCGGACGTGCGCCGCCTCGCCGCCACCAGCAGTACACTCGCCGAGCTCACGGCCAGGCAGTCGGTCTGCCGCGCCTGTCCCCGTCTGGTGGAATGGCGGGAGAAGGTCGCCGAAGAAAAGCGGCGCGCGTTCACGACCGAGACCTACTGGGGCCGCCCAGTCCCCGGCTGGGGCGACGAGCACCCGCGGATCGTGATTGTCGGCCTCGCCCCGGCCGCGCACGGGGGCAACAGGACCGGGCGGATCTTCACGGGCGACCGCAGCGGCGACTGGTTGTTCGCCTCGCTCTATCGCAGCGGCCTGGCGGCGCAGGAGACCAGCACGCACGCCGGCGACGGGCAGAAGCTCTTCGGCGCGCGGGTGCTGGCCTCGGTGCGCTGCGCGCCGCCTGCCAACAAGCCCTCGCCTTCGGAGAAGAGCACCTGTTTCCCGTGGATGGCCCGGGAGCTGGCGCTGGTCGCGCCGACCGTGCGCGTGGTCGTGGCACTCGGCGCGTACGCCTGGCAGGCCATGTGGCCGGCGCTGAAGGACGCGGGCTACGAGCTGCCGCGCAGCCGGCCGCCCTTCGGCCACGGCGTCGAGGCCGAGGCCCGCTACGCCGGCGCCCCCGTCACGCTGATCGGCTGCTACCACCCCAGCCAGCAGAACACCTTCACCGGCCGCGTCACCGCCCAGATGCTGGACGACGTCTTCACCAGGGCCAGGTCACTGGCTGTGTGA
- a CDS encoding FtsB family cell division protein — MAKRPQLTGRAAILAVVVCAIAMSLAYPVREYISLRRSISELQAEKARVEAEKQALLARDRQSDDPNWIKKTAKERLHYCGPGEKCFVVMEPEQGKQQAAVKQAATVPPWYQTLWESVEAADNGTGRRAVTGKDTVGK; from the coding sequence GTGGCGAAGAGACCGCAGCTGACCGGGCGGGCCGCCATCCTGGCCGTGGTGGTGTGCGCGATCGCGATGAGCCTGGCCTACCCTGTGCGGGAATACATCAGCCTGCGCCGCAGCATTTCCGAGCTGCAGGCGGAAAAGGCCAGGGTCGAGGCGGAGAAGCAGGCGCTGCTGGCCCGCGACCGGCAGAGCGACGACCCCAACTGGATCAAGAAGACGGCCAAGGAGCGGCTGCATTACTGCGGTCCCGGCGAGAAGTGCTTCGTGGTGATGGAGCCCGAGCAGGGCAAGCAGCAGGCGGCCGTCAAGCAGGCCGCGACGGTGCCGCCGTGGTACCAGACGCTCTGGGAGTCCGTGGAGGCCGCCGACAACGGCACCGGACGCAGGGCAGTCACCGGGAAGGACACTGTTGGAAAGTAA
- a CDS encoding DUF501 domain-containing protein — protein MESKDVEVVQKQLGRPPRGLRGVAHRCPCGNPDVVETAPRLPDGSPFPTLYYLTCPKAASAIGTLEGSGLMREMQARLATEPDLAAAYQAAHDDYVARRDTAAKEEGMAPLPRDMQSTGGMPQRVKCLHALVAHELAAPGVNPFGREALDALPDWWSDGPCV, from the coding sequence TTGGAAAGTAAAGACGTCGAGGTCGTGCAGAAGCAGCTCGGGCGCCCGCCCCGAGGGCTGCGCGGGGTGGCGCACCGCTGCCCGTGCGGCAACCCCGACGTGGTGGAGACCGCGCCGCGGTTGCCCGACGGCTCACCCTTCCCGACCCTCTACTACCTGACCTGCCCCAAGGCGGCCTCGGCCATCGGCACCCTGGAGGGTTCCGGCCTGATGCGGGAGATGCAGGCCAGACTGGCCACCGAGCCCGATCTGGCCGCCGCCTACCAGGCCGCGCACGACGACTACGTGGCCAGACGTGACACGGCGGCGAAGGAAGAGGGCATGGCGCCGCTCCCGCGCGACATGCAGAGCACGGGCGGCATGCCGCAGCGGGTCAAGTGCCTGCACGCCCTGGTCGCGCACGAGCTGGCGGCCCCCGGGGTCAACCCGTTCGGCAGGGAGGCGCTCGACGCCCTCCCCGACTGGTGGAGTGACGGACCATGCGTGTAG